The Fragaria vesca subsp. vesca linkage group LG2, FraVesHawaii_1.0, whole genome shotgun sequence genome includes a window with the following:
- the LOC101312409 gene encoding GTPase HflX-like: MSASLCCSLIRSSPLLHHEPYLSWPLAKLNHRQIWSLTLRNHPPASARVVARAVADGGVGVVSPDDLSFEDVAAIETDEVGNGEVEGVVAESKSEDKGLRPTTKYKKKKKEEEDGLENRFKLRNGKEIFEEKAYIVGVEHKRNSTDLFGVEESLKELTQLADTAGLMVVGSTYQKLASPNSRTYIGSGKVAEIKSAIHALGVETVIFDDELSAGQLRNLEKAFGGDVRVCDRTALILDIFNQRAATHEAALQVALAQMEYQLPRLTKMWTHLERQSGGQVKGMGEKQIEVDKRILRTQIGVLKKELESVRKHRKQYRNQRLSVPVPVVSLVGYTNAGKSTLLNQLTGANVLAEDQLFATLDPTTRRVQMKNGMEFLLTDTVGFIQKLPTTVVAAFRATLEEISESALLVHVVDISHPLAEQQIEAVDRVLSELDVSSIPRLMVWNKVDKVSNPDSIRIEAEKRDDVVCISALSGEGLNEFCSAIQEKLKDSMVWVEALIPFEKGELLSAIHKVGMVKKTEYTEHGTLIKAHVPLRFARLLTPLRQMCISRS, translated from the exons ATGAGCGCGAGTCTGTGTTGCTCTCTGATTCGTTCCTCACCTCTACTTCACCACGAACCCTATCTCTCATGGCCTCTCGCCAAACTCAACCACCGCCAGATTTGGTCTCTCACGCTCCGAAACCATCCCCCTGCTTCTGCCAGAGTCGTCGCTAGAGCCGTCGCCGACGGCGGCGTCGGCGTTGTGTCGCCGGACGACTTGTCTTTTGAGGACGTGGCGGCGATTGAGACGGATGAGGTAGGAAATGGAGAGGTTGAGGGAGTCGTGGCGGAGAGTAAATCGGAGGATAAGGGTCTGCGTCCGACGACGAAATACAAGAAGAAGAAGAAGGAGGAGGAGGACGGGTTAGAGAACAGGTTCAAGCTGAGGAACGGAAAGGAG ATTTTTGAAGAAAAAGCCTACATTGTTGGTGTTGAGCACAAACGTAATTCGACGGATTTATTTGGTGTGGAGGAGTCACTCAAGGAACTGACTCAGCTTGCTGATACTGCTGGACTAATGGTTGTTGGTTCCACATATCAGAA GCTAGCGTCTCCAAATTCAAGGACATACATTGGATCTGGTAAGGTTGCAGAAATCAAGAGTGCTATTCATGCATTGGGTGTCGAGACTGTGATATTTGATGATGAGCTCTCAGCTGG GCAACTACGCAATTTGGAAAAGGCTTTTGGTGGGGATGTTAGAGTTTGTGACCGCACTGCCCTTATTCTTGATATTTTCAACCAGCGGGCAGCAACTCATGAAGCAGCTCTACAG GTTGCATTGGCACAGATGGAATACCAGCTACCTCGACTAACAAAAATGTGGACTCATCTTGAGCGTCAATCAGGAGGTCAAGTGAAGGGTATGGGTGAGAAACAAATTGAAGTGGATAAGCGTATCTTACGTACTCAA ATTGGTGTTCTCAAGAAGGAGCTAGAATCTGTTAGAAAGCATAGAAAGCAGTACCGGAATCAACGGCTTTCAGTACCAGTCCCAGTAGTATCCTTG GTTGGGTACACCAATGCTGGAAAGAGTACTCTTTTAAATCAATTGACTGGAGCCAATGTGCTTGCCGAGGATCAATTATTTGCAACACTAGATCCAACAACAAGAAGGGTTCAG ATGAAGAATGGGATGGAATTTCTCCTCACAGATACTGTTGGTTTCATTCAGAAGTTACCAACCACAGTG GTTGCTGCCTTCAGAGCAACTCTTGAGGAGATATCGGAGTCGGCATTACTGGTGCATGTGGTTGATATCAG TCATCCACTGGCTGAGCAACAGATAGAAGCTGTGGACAGAGTGTTGTCAGAACTAGATGTCTCTTCTATACCAAGGTTGATGGTTTGGAACAAG GTTGATAAGGTGAGCAATCCTGACAGCATCAGAATAGAAGCAGAAAAGAGAGATGATGTTGTTTGCATATCTGCTCTGAGTGGTGAGGGCTTAAATGAATTCTGCAGTGCAATCCAGGAAAAATTGAAG GACTCTATGGTATGGGTGGAAGCCTTGATCCCTTTTGAAAAAGGAGAGCTTCTTAGTGCTATACATAAGGTTGGAATGGTGAAGAAAACA GAATATACCGAGCACGGGACACTGATCAAGGCACATGTACCTCTACGGTTTGCAAGGCTACTAACACCATTGAGGCAAATGTGCATATCAAGATCTTAA